TGATTTAGTTAATAGGGATAAAGTTGCAGTTGTTGGCCAAAGTGGGAACTTAACCCCTGCCGACAAAAAATTATATGCTCTTCGTGATGTGACTGGAACTGTAAATTCAATCCCACTAATTGCTAGTTCTATTATGAGTAAAAAGATTGCAGCCGGAGCTAATGCAATAGTACTTGATGTTAAAACAGGTGCAGGAGCTTTCATGAAAACAGATAAAGATGCAGAAAATTTAGCACATGCTATGGTTCAAATCGGCAATAATGTAGGTAGAAAAACAATGGCAATAATCTCTGACATGTCACAACCTTTAGGATTTGCAATTGGCAATGCACTTGAGGTAAAAGAGGCCATTGATACATTAAAAGGAGAGGGTCCTGAAGATCTTACAGAACTTGTCCTAACACTTGGAAGTCAAATGGTAGTGCTTGCTAAAAAAGCAAAAACATTAGAGGAAGCGAGAAAAATGCTTCTTGAAGTAATAAAAAATGGTAAAGCAATAGACAAATTTAAAGTATTCATTAAAAATCAAGGTGGAGATGAAACAATTGTGGATAACCCAGAAAATTTACCACAAGCTAAATATAAAATTGATGTTCCTGCTCTCGCTAGTGGTTTTGTATCTAATATGGTAGCTGATGAGATTGGTGTTGCAGCAATGTTACTTGGCGCAGGAAGGGCAACAAAAGAAGATAAAATTGATTTAGCAGTAGGCCTTATGCTACGCAGAAAAGTTGGCGACAAGGTAAAAAAGGGTGAATCTCTTGTAACTATATATTCAAATCGTGAAAATGTAGAAGATGTAAAAGCAAAAATATATGAAAATATCTCTATTAGTGACCATGCAACTAAGCCAATATTAATTCATGAAGTTATTACAAAGTAGCTCCATACCAGGCAGTTAAGAATTATATCTTAACTGCCTTTAATCAATAATATGATTTACGAATAAATGTCTGAAAACTCCACTCGTATAATTTCATTTCCATTTTTCGCGACATTACTATATATTATATTTTCATCAAGTACCTTGCCTGCCGGGAGTCTTATTGTAAATGTGCTACCTTCCCCAAATTTACTCTGCGCATATATATTACCACCATGCAATTCTACAATCGATTTTACTAAACTCAAACCAACACCTGTGCCTTCTGCATTTCTAGATAAAGATTTATCTACCTGTTTAAATCTATCAAATATCACATCTAAATATTTC
This window of the Clostridium estertheticum genome carries:
- a CDS encoding pyrimidine-nucleoside phosphorylase, whose translation is MRMVDIISKKRDGKELTTKEINFFIEGYTKGIIPDYQASSLAMAIYFQDMNDRERADLTMAMVNSGETIDLSGIEGIKVDKHSTGGVGDTTTLVLAPLVAALDIPVAKMSGRGLGHTGGTIDKLESISGFHVEITIEQFIDLVNRDKVAVVGQSGNLTPADKKLYALRDVTGTVNSIPLIASSIMSKKIAAGANAIVLDVKTGAGAFMKTDKDAENLAHAMVQIGNNVGRKTMAIISDMSQPLGFAIGNALEVKEAIDTLKGEGPEDLTELVLTLGSQMVVLAKKAKTLEEARKMLLEVIKNGKAIDKFKVFIKNQGGDETIVDNPENLPQAKYKIDVPALASGFVSNMVADEIGVAAMLLGAGRATKEDKIDLAVGLMLRRKVGDKVKKGESLVTIYSNRENVEDVKAKIYENISISDHATKPILIHEVITK